From a single Eleginops maclovinus isolate JMC-PN-2008 ecotype Puerto Natales chromosome 2, JC_Emac_rtc_rv5, whole genome shotgun sequence genomic region:
- the LOC134880193 gene encoding uncharacterized protein LOC134880193: MWKCKFCAFSSSGQGKIIQHYKEHHGHHRRCSGLVCIYQDCLNTFQTQTELKNHLKEHSKGHKIVTKLCCDLCTFSEPSNIIKYCAHLKTHLRNRETVKCPFAGCSFKSNVLSTFTSHRSRYHRLSTLNSLRPELFVHHALTNAVLEEDSVSGTEASTSYDSVPEGVPPLENGEAIKRQLASLFIRMQTILHVSNSAVQEVIDELFDIGDFAYKNIKTIIEKVLEENNCAADASVVTSLSDEIQSLNPLKFLSRAGPLGTERKRQSFYRKIFTVIEPVEYVLNPQEKNHSFVYVPILDLLSKLLERSEILEKLQRSNGQEGHYCSFQDGEYFKENKLFAEELGIALGLYIDDFEICNPLGTSRKKHKLCGIYWVIANLPIRLRSTLSSIYLAALCKTVHIKQYGYSKVLEPLIRDLQHLETTGVFVKRLGSCVKGTVLYVSADNLGAHSLAGYQESFNVEKFCRFCLANLKDIQHHDVRSGAFTLRTPELFDEAINVLNTTNASCVHGLKRDCPLSRLAHFHPVKGFPPDFLHDLLEGIVPVELCICLSDLIAKNYFTLNDLNDRIASFPFQFSDKTNRPQTIPTNFSKKRTIGGNGHENWALLRFLPLLIGHHVPESEKTCFF; the protein is encoded by the exons ATGTGGAAATGTAAGTTTTGTGCCTTTTCCTCCAGTGGCCAAGGAAAAATAATACAGCATTATAAAGAGCATCATGGACATCACCGGAGGTGTTCAGGCCTTGTCTGCATTTATCAAGActgtttgaacacatttcaaacccaAACTGAACTTAAAAACCACTTGAAAGAACATTCAAAAGGTCATAAAATTGTGACCAAGTTATGCTGTGATTTGTGTACATTCTCAGAGCCTAGTAACATTATCAAATATTGTGCCCATCTGAAGACTCATTTGAGGAACAGGGAAACAGTTAAATGTCCGTTTGCAGGTTGCTCTTTCAAGTCCAATGTACTGTCAACATTTACTTCTCATAGAAGTCGCTATCATAGGTTGTCCACCTTAAACAGTTTAAGACCAGAGCTTTTTGTACACCATGCACTTACAAATGCAGTGCTAGAAGAGGATTCTGTTTCTGGGACTGAGGCATCAACTTCATATGATTCAGTACCCGAGGGTGTACCTCCTCTTGAAAATGGAGAGGCAATTAAACGTCAGTTGGCATCTTTATTTATCCGTATGCAAACAATTCTGCATGTTTCAAATTCTGCAGTACAGGAAGTAATTGATGAGTTATTTGACATTGGAGACTTTGcttataaaaatattaaaacaattatagagaaagttttggaggaaaataactGTGCAGCTGATGCCTCTGTTGTAACATCATTGTCTGATGAAATACAATCGTTGAACCCACTCAAATTTCTTTCAAGAGCAGGGCCTTTGGGCACAGAACGTAAAAGGCAGTCATTTTACAGAAAGATTTTTACAGTGATTGAACCGGTTGAATATGTGCTAAATccacaagaaaaaaatcattcatttgtttatgttcCTATTTTAGATTTGTTAAGTAAGTTGTTGGAAAGAAGTGAGATTCTAGAGAAATTACAGAGATCCAATGGACAGGAAGGTCATTACTGCTCATTTCAAGATGGTGaatactttaaagaaaacaaactttttgcTGAAGAATTAGGCATAGCTCTTGGCTTATACATTGATGATTTTGAAATCTGTAATCCATTGGGAACTTCAAGAAAGAAACATAAGTTGTGTGGTATATATTGGGTGATAGCTAACTTACCCATAAGACTTAGATCAACATTATCATCAATTTATCTAGCTGCATTGTGCAAAACtgtacatataaaacaatatggttACAGCAAAGTTTTGGAGCCTCTGATTAGAGACCTTCAGCATTTAGAGACGACTGGTGTATTTGTGAAAAGACTTGGGTCTTGTGTCAAAGGTACTGTTTTGTATGTGTCTGCCGATAACTTAGGTGCACACTCCCTTGCTGGATACCAAGAGTCTTTCAACGTGGAGAAattttgcagattttgtttGGCTAACCTTAAAGATATTCAGCATCATGATGTCAGAAGTGGGGCATTTACTTTGAGAACACCAGAACTGTTTGATGAAGCCATTAATGTGCTTAACACAACTAATGCCTCGTGTGTTCATGGTTTGAAGAGAGACTGTCCTTTAAGCAGACTTGCCCACTTTCATCCTGTAAAAGGTTTTCCACCTGATTTTCTGCACGATTTATTGGAGGGAATTGTACCTGTGGAACTATGCATATGTCTTTCAGATCTTATTGCTAAAAATTATTTCACATTGAATGATCTTAATGATAGAATAGCAtcatttccttttcagttttCTGACAAAACTAACAGGCCTCAGACAATACCAAcaaacttttcaaaaaaaagaacaattggtGGCAACGGACACGAGAACTGGGCACTTCTGAGATTTCTTCCACTGTTGATTGGCCATCATGTTCCAGAGAGTGAAAAGACTTG CTTCTTTTAG
- the LOC134873239 gene encoding uncharacterized protein LOC134873239, with translation MMLLRVIVSPQEIRRVTLQEVPPSVDELCVVLGNTLGLRGKFLLQFEDPDFGNELCNLTDIKDLPTERATLKVLFTFSEPVSDSTLDTASLSSQNSASPEPPSSGDSSEWPDPFVISDFSHDVEFQLRVANDAYAKDGAVTVISKSVKSEILDRLADSITRITCYPSKDNLESVAKALVAKHPCLREPGSGKGWYCWRFSLIFKMGNYRQRMMAAGCPEVLVNKRKRQGNTKPVKKAKKGEIHYLPEPPDGQTTVKSEKDRETMLLEVQKREPDLHLLDELMTATFSQRRQEIIGDEPLIAAVKDRWPALFSERQLSAEFSRIVTKDLLESFLDGLDALVPDVLQMYGEAAASGRRVRLSSVLSCLQKEDTNQNKRTAVLLGLPCYLAEDSSDIIRMCDAHGETLDVLMSGMQVGLLIGHEGPLHDAFPLDVFNVALVVEEKIILHDLRDVSTGFAMLLGAIYCLNLEYPRNMKYSFEFLQRVVMNIKPDQCSARIHGLRNKLLRYRM, from the exons ATGATGCTTCTCAGAGTCATCGTCTCACCTCAGGAAATAAGACGTGTCACCCTACAGGAGGTTCCCCCATCAGTTGATGAGCTATGTGTAGTTCTGGGCAACACTCTGGGCCTCCGTGGGAAGTTCCTTTTACAGTTTGAAGATCCAGACTTTGGGAATGAGCTCTGCAATTTGACAGACATCAAGGACCTACCAACTGAACGAGCCACACTGAAAGTTCTGTTCACGTTTTCTGAACCAGTTTCTGACTCGACATTAGATACTGCAAGCCTTAGTTCCCAGAATAGTGCAAGCCCCGAGCCCCCTAGTAGTGGTGATTCTTCAGAATGGCCTGATCCCTTTGTTATTTCAGATTTCTCCCATGACGTTGAGTTTCAGCTGAGGGTAGCAAATGATGCCTATGCCAAGGATGGAGCTGTGACGGTCATCTCAAAGAGTGTGAAGAGTGAAATACTGGACAGACTGGCTGATAGCATAACCAGAATCACTTGCTATCCAAGTAAAGACAATTTAGAAAGCGTAGCCAAAGCTCTTGTTGCAAAGCATCCTTGTCTCAGGGAGCCGGGTTCAGGTAAAGGATGGTACTGCTGGAGATTCAGCCTGATATTCAAGATGGGCAATTACCGTCAGAGGATGATGGCAGCTGGATGCCCTGAAGTTcttgtaaataaaagaaaaagacagggaaACACCAAGCCAGTCAAGAAGGCAAAAAAGGGAGAGATCCACTACTTACCAGAGCCACCTGATGGACAAACTACTGTTAAATCAGAGAAGGATCGTGAGACCATGCTTTTGGAAGTGCAGAAGAGAGAGCCAGATTTGCACCTGCTCGATGAATTGATGACTGCAACATTCTCCCAGCGAAGACAAGAGATCATTGGTGACGAGCCACTCATTGCTGCAGTCAAGGACAGATGGCCTGCATTGTTTAGTGAGAGACAG CTCAGTGCTGAGTTCAGTAGAATCGTCACCAAAGACCTGCTGGAGTCATTCCTGGATGGACTTGATGCCTTGGTGCCAGATGTTCTACAGATGTACGGAGAAGCTGCTGCATCAGGCAGGAGGGTGCGCCTGAGCAGTGTTCTCAGTTGTCTTCAAAAGGAG GACacgaaccaaaacaaaagaacagctgTCCTACTTGGTCTTCCATGCTACCTTGCAGAAGATTCCTCTGACATAATCAGGATGTGTGAT gctcatggtgaaacCCTTGACGTGCTAATGAGCGGGATGCAAGTTGGACTGTTGATTGGACACGAAGGCCCTCTGCATGATGCATTTCCATTGGATGTTTTCAACGTGGCTCTGGTAGTAGAGGAGAAGATCATCCTACATGACCTCCGAGATGTGTCCACAGGCTTTGCCATGTTACTGGGTGCAATCTACTGCCTAAACCTTGAGTACCCACGTAATATGAAGTATTCTTTTGAGTTCCTGCAGAGGGTTGTCATGAACATTAAACCGGACCAATGTTCAGCCAGAATCCATGGACTCAGAAATAAACTGCTTAGATATCgcatgtaa